The region AGTGATTGTTATCTACGGAGGACTAAGTAAACTAGTCAACTTAATCGTTGGTTTGGATGCCATTTCGAAATATCTACAAGGTGGAATACAATCCATTATTAAAAACGGTACAGATATTGCACCAGTATTGGGAGAAAATTCTGGATTTAATAGTCTTATCGACTTTCTCCTACAAACATGTGTCCATGCAGATTTAACGAAGATCCTTGGTAATTTGCTGAAAAGGCCAGATGGGATTCTAAAACTAGTTGTAGAATTAGATCGGGGAATATATTCTGGAATATCTGGCATTTTTGCAGTTGTCTACAATGTACAACTTTACGCAACTAAAAAAATATCTTTAGAAGCGTTGATCGATGTGATCATTCAAGTACAAGCATGTAATGCACATTTTAAGATAGCTAAAAAGACCCTGAATGAAGCACTTTATTGGTACTTCATCTTGGCCGAGTCCCAAAAAACTCAATTCCATACTGAGACCTCCTGGTTAACTTTAAATAAATTCTTCCAAGATATAAAAGACGATAAACTGGTAATAAAAGGAATAAACGTATCAGCTATCATTAACGAATTAATATCCACATCAGGTTCCTCATCTTTGTGCAATGTAGTGAAGGTCTTACGACATCTCAGTCCAGCAGTCTCCTTATCTAAAATAATTGCAACATTGTACTGCAGGTTTGTTCATTACGTAGTATTCGGACATGGTCTTATATTCATCGACATTTTGTTACCACAAATCCCAATCAAAATTGATTTCGCGTCAAAGACAAGCATCCTGAAACAGATACTGTCTAAAGTTAACGTGGGTCAGATCGTGTCTTACCTCTTGAGATTAGATGTGGTAGGTGCCATTTCTAGTCTTCCAGTATTTGGTACCATCTTGAAAGAAATCGATGGAGGCATCAAAGATGCAGGAGTGACTGCTGGAGTTACAGTGGCTTCTTCTTTGAAAGCGACCAATTCTATTCTGACCGATTTGAAGGATTTAATATTGTATGGTTTGGGTCGAGGAGTCAAAGCTCCTGTAGATTTAGGAGTTGCTGGCCTTTCTGTTCTTGGTGGTGGGACCTCTGTTAGCATTACAACCACGTGGACTTCTTCTTCATCGAAAGTTGGATCTGTAGCTTCTGGAGGTGGTTCGTCTTCTGGAGGCTTGCTAGGAGGCTTCTCATTATTTTAATACTAGGTTATTATAATTTTAGGAAATTCTGTTGAAGCAGTATCGTGTTATCTTagctttatttttgttatttgataaTAGTTACTGGACTTTTTGGTTGGGATattaatcaattaataattaagTCAGTATTTAATTAAATCAGTTCCaagaaatttttgttatatCTATTAAATCTATAAAAGTTGAAGCAGATTTCTTATTTTGCCGGAGTAATcacatatataaaaatatatttttgagaattgCAGGAATCAGTGGTCTAAGGATGAATCACTGCAGTACAAAGATAATTTGGATtgcaaattaattcaaaatcttTGGAATAAAATTCTCTTGTTAGTTTTaacgtaaaaaaaatattttgcaaaagtttccacttcctataaatatttcaaaatagcaactcatacaacattatttggttattttgctcttaatatctatttaaaaactaatgagtaaataaaatataaaacaccgaccaccactggtcgagaattaagtacaatcaaattggttctcgaccgcaaATAAATAAAGgatagaaataagtgtttcaacgttaattcggtggtcgcaaactaatattcagaaagtagatatataaatgaatcagagtatcaaaagaaaaacgaaaatgatccaacagaaatatatcggttgaaataaacaattattgaagtaacatattagTTCTttaccactttggtcgagaaataaaagatacaaattttccaataccagttcgcgaccgccaaatattgaacaaaaaaatatacattcatttgcttcttgattgaaatacactcaaaaatatatcttatagttgatatggaacaaaatatacacatataattcatttaaaataagaaataattactattttctggtcatatatcacaaagcacttttctaagagaggacgagaaagaaccctcttctatgatagacgattataaactaattcttagcgcgaaaactttgacctataccactactatgcaaactatcttggaaaggtagaatggtcgagaacacgtaccgcgaaaatattttgcactacatgatatatttttattattattttatctcaaatcacggaatggtgcatttaccctatttaaacggttatttttgaaaaagcagGCTTCATTTGAGGAATATCCTTGAATAATTTGGCATTATCATTAGCCCATCTTGTGAAGACATCACCGTATTTTATTGCACATTGTATTAAATACTCAACATCAACTTCAGCTTGGTGAGAATTTTTGGGTTTATTTGAAGTCAACCGTTTATAAATATCCTTTAATTTGAAACTAATCCTGGAAAAAATATGTTCAAATGAATACACATTCTTGtagtaaattttcaaaattcacctCTGTTTTCcagatttgtaatattttttagaatttattcgCTTTTGTGGTGTTGTTTCATTGTTTTTCTGGATATTTTGCATTTGAACGAATTCTTCGTATTCATCCACACTCTTACATAACAGTTCATCAAGACCATCACTGAATTCTATAGGAATATCCTTTGCTTTCTTAGAAAAAGGACCGTCAACTTCTTCTCTACAGAAATATTCATTAGATGGTGATGCTATTGAAGTATTTGATTCTACATGCAGATCTCTGAAACATTTCAGGGAATCTATGCACAAAATATCTTCGAAAGTTGTTCCTTTAACATTGTTAATTTCAGCTCTCAATATAGGATAATCAAAACGATCACCATTATGAGCCACAAAACAAATGGGTTTCTTATGCAAATTTAGGAAATTATCAATGGTTTTGACAACATTCAAAGAAAATCTAGACTGATTCTGCAATAAATGATTGGATAAACCTGAAATCACAGTATTATTAATATTCATGTAAGTAATCAATATACTGATCATACTCACCAGATATTCTGGTTGCATATGGAGAAATAAATTTGCATGGATTGAAGCATAAATTAATTCTGTCGAGTACCGTAGGAAAAATTCCTAAAGAAAGTTGCTTGCTTTCCACAATTGAAATACTTAATTCGGTGATTCTTGTTGTGCTCTTTTGTGAAGGAAATCCAGTTGTTTCTAGATCTATAAAAGCAAAATTGTAGATAGGTTCACGTTGCACAGACATTGATAGATTTTTGATAGATGTTTTCAAGAATTACCTATATTACGTAGTAAATTAGACGTGGTTCGAGCATATCATCAAGGTCAAATACATATTTTACAACTTGTTGTACAATATCATCATCATTCAGTCCTGATTCTACATGCGATTACCTAATaaagaaaattgagacaaaaccAATCACAAACAAGAAAATTCCTACACTCAAGTTGCAAATTTGAAGACAAGAGCTAATTCATATTCACTATGAAATTCTGAAAAGCGGTGGATCCTCTAGGCTATTCGTGATAATTTGAGATCAATAAGGTACTGATAACGATACAAAGATTGTTATGGGGAAATATGATGTGATAATTCTTGCTTTATAATGATCACTGGATACACTGAGCACTGATTTAGCGAAAAAATACGTCCAGAACGCCAATTA is a window of Harmonia axyridis chromosome 2, icHarAxyr1.1, whole genome shotgun sequence DNA encoding:
- the LOC123672852 gene encoding uncharacterized protein LOC123672852, translating into MMTKYILTFICAFFCNTLGHEQPRAHSFERHHQASQSLSSYYTRTNQQQCSYVCPVPSPSPEINDQGGFLTLIFNKETQVYALVNTTSQVAIVFQIGQPIALIANGNTGASIVINIKEKTVVYYPAGANQNLWQASQLDLVDYLNDLGPLTNVNNWNNGQSSNLTSVPKEVKNILISIIKKLDIEIAIRVNVNPDSIISLISVLIKGLLESKNVIQHICIVIESPVIVIYGGLSKLVNLIVGLDAISKYLQGGIQSIIKNGTDIAPVLGENSGFNSLIDFLLQTCVHADLTKILGNLLKRPDGILKLVVELDRGIYSGISGIFAVVYNVQLYATKKISLEALIDVIIQVQACNAHFKIAKKTLNEALYWYFILAESQKTQFHTETSWLTLNKFFQDIKDDKLVIKGINVSAIINELISTSGSSSLCNVVKVLRHLSPAVSLSKIIATLYCRFVHYVVFGHGLIFIDILLPQIPIKIDFASKTSILKQILSKVNVGQIVSYLLRLDVVGAISSLPVFGTILKEIDGGIKDAGVTAGVTVASSLKATNSILTDLKDLILYGLGRGVKAPVDLGVAGLSVLGGGTSVSITTTWTSSSSKVGSVASGGGSSSGGLLGGFSLF
- the LOC123672856 gene encoding three-prime repair exonuclease 1-like is translated as MSVQREPIYNFAFIDLETTGFPSQKSTTRITELSISIVESKQLSLGIFPTVLDRINLCFNPCKFISPYATRISGLSNHLLQNQSRFSLNVVKTIDNFLNLHKKPICFVAHNGDRFDYPILRAEINNVKGTTFEDILCIDSLKCFRDLHVESNTSIASPSNEYFCREEVDGPFSKKAKDIPIEFSDGLDELLCKSVDEYEEFVQMQNIQKNNETTPQKRINSKKYYKSGKQRISFKLKDIYKRLTSNKPKNSHQAEVDVEYLIQCAIKYGDVFTRWANDNAKLFKDIPQMKPAFSKITV